One Mixta gaviniae genomic window carries:
- a CDS encoding permease has translation MSQISSSLSAAPAVRWWKPLLFLAVVVVGLWWVKWQPYYFKALLASETHTLGRSLLADQSPHPLQAAWQYAQTYFLAVWKAAVLGMILGSLVQVLIPRRWLVSRLGPGRVFGPLLAALLSLPGMMCTCCAAPVAAGMRKCNVSVGSALAFWLGNPLLNPATLVFMGFVLGWQFTAVRLFVGLVAVLGVAFAVRKWAPESTPQQLPDLPPDARPFLQRWAASLWTLFWQTVPVYLLAVVALGAAQVWLFPHTEGAVGDSLWWVVAMAVAGALFVIPTAAEIPIVQAMMQAGMGVAPGLALLITLPALSVPSLLMLRGVFPARILWLTLGLIILCGTLTGTLALMWI, from the coding sequence ATGTCGCAAATCTCTTCTTCATTATCCGCCGCGCCCGCCGTGCGCTGGTGGAAGCCGCTTCTGTTTCTCGCCGTGGTGGTAGTGGGTCTCTGGTGGGTGAAATGGCAGCCCTACTATTTTAAGGCGCTGCTCGCCTCTGAAACGCACACGCTTGGTCGCTCCCTGTTGGCGGATCAGTCGCCTCATCCGTTGCAGGCGGCCTGGCAATATGCGCAAACCTATTTTCTTGCCGTCTGGAAAGCGGCAGTGCTGGGGATGATCCTCGGCTCGCTGGTGCAGGTGCTGATCCCGCGCCGCTGGCTGGTTTCCCGCCTGGGGCCGGGGCGCGTCTTTGGACCGCTGCTGGCCGCGCTCCTTTCGTTACCCGGCATGATGTGTACCTGCTGCGCAGCGCCGGTGGCGGCGGGCATGCGCAAGTGCAACGTCTCAGTCGGCAGCGCGCTGGCCTTCTGGTTGGGCAACCCGCTGCTCAATCCCGCCACGCTGGTATTTATGGGCTTCGTTCTCGGCTGGCAGTTCACCGCCGTTCGCCTGTTTGTGGGGCTGGTCGCCGTGCTGGGCGTCGCCTTTGCCGTACGGAAATGGGCGCCGGAAAGCACGCCGCAGCAGCTGCCCGATCTGCCGCCGGATGCACGGCCGTTTCTGCAGCGCTGGGCGGCATCGCTCTGGACGCTGTTCTGGCAAACGGTGCCGGTCTATCTGCTGGCGGTAGTGGCGCTGGGTGCTGCGCAGGTATGGCTGTTTCCGCATACCGAAGGGGCGGTTGGCGATTCGCTGTGGTGGGTAGTGGCGATGGCCGTTGCCGGCGCGCTGTTTGTTATTCCTACTGCGGCGGAGATCCCGATTGTACAGGCGATGATGCAGGCGGGCATGGGCGTAGCCCCAGGGCTGGCGCTGCTGATTACGCTGCCGGCGTTAAGCGTGCCGTCGCTGCTGATGCTGCGCGGCGTCTTTCCCGCCCGCATCCTCTGGCTGACGCTGGGGCTGATTATTCTGTGCGGCACGCTCACCGGCACGCTGGCGCTGATGTGGATCTGA
- the nrdG gene encoding anaerobic ribonucleoside-triphosphate reductase-activating protein has translation MNIHQYYPVDVVNGPGTRCTLFVAGCEHQCPGCYNQRTWRLNSGVPFTLEMEERLIGDLNDRRIPRQGLSLSGGDPLHPANVPDVLRLVRRVRRDCPGKDIWMWTGYRLAELSAAQREVVAELDALVDGKFIQALKDPALVWRGSSNQVIHFLR, from the coding sequence GTGAACATCCACCAGTACTATCCGGTCGACGTGGTAAACGGTCCTGGCACCCGCTGTACGCTGTTTGTTGCCGGCTGTGAGCATCAGTGCCCCGGCTGCTATAACCAGCGCACCTGGCGACTTAATTCCGGCGTACCTTTTACTCTTGAAATGGAAGAGCGGCTTATCGGCGATCTGAATGATCGCCGCATTCCGCGTCAGGGGCTTTCGCTTTCCGGCGGCGATCCGCTGCATCCGGCCAACGTGCCGGATGTGCTGCGGCTGGTGCGCCGCGTACGCCGCGACTGCCCCGGCAAGGATATCTGGATGTGGACCGGCTATAGGCTGGCGGAGCTGAGCGCCGCGCAGCGTGAGGTGGTCGCTGAACTGGATGCGCTGGTGGACGGTAAGTTTATCCAGGCCCTGAAAGACCCCGCGCTGGTGTGGCGCGGCAGCAGCAACCAGGTGATCCACTTTCTGCGCTGA